From the Patescibacteria group bacterium genome, one window contains:
- a CDS encoding ATP-binding cassette domain-containing protein, with product MDSRAIISADHLTKTYRTAKKSEGVYGALRGLFHREYSTMPAVADISFEIMPAEFIGFIGPNGAGKTTTLKMLSGILWPTSGSASVLGSIPWHRKKEMQIHMGIVLGQKNQLWWDLPARDTFLLNKEIYEISKADYKTRIHDMGETLAVSHLFDIPVRKLSLGERMKCELVNSLLHYPSVLFLDEPTIGLDVISQKSIRDFLKQWNKDKGTTIILTSHLMDDVEELCPRIIMIHSGTLQYDGSITDLMRQHATHKEITLTLVREVSKKSLEQYGELTSLSSVRATYRVAREDVKDMAKKLLDALPVVDITIEEIPLEDVIRDIFLNVKK from the coding sequence ATGGATTCACGCGCCATCATTTCCGCAGATCACTTAACCAAAACATATCGAACGGCAAAGAAATCTGAGGGTGTATACGGTGCTCTGCGAGGTCTGTTTCATCGGGAGTACAGTACAATGCCCGCTGTTGCGGATATCTCATTTGAAATTATGCCCGCTGAATTCATTGGATTCATCGGCCCGAATGGAGCAGGGAAAACAACAACCCTCAAAATGCTTTCTGGTATTCTTTGGCCAACGTCAGGCTCCGCATCTGTTCTTGGTTCAATCCCATGGCACCGAAAGAAAGAAATGCAGATACATATGGGAATTGTATTGGGACAGAAAAACCAACTGTGGTGGGATTTGCCGGCGCGCGATACATTCCTGCTTAATAAAGAAATCTACGAAATTTCAAAGGCCGATTACAAAACAAGAATACACGACATGGGCGAAACACTTGCCGTGAGCCATTTGTTTGATATTCCGGTGCGCAAACTTTCTCTTGGCGAGCGCATGAAGTGCGAATTAGTTAATTCGTTACTCCATTATCCGAGCGTTCTTTTTCTTGATGAGCCAACAATAGGACTTGATGTTATTTCACAGAAGTCTATACGGGATTTTTTGAAACAATGGAATAAGGATAAGGGAACAACTATCATTCTCACATCGCATTTAATGGATGACGTGGAAGAACTCTGTCCAAGAATTATCATGATTCATTCCGGTACTTTGCAGTATGATGGATCAATCACAGACCTTATGCGGCAGCACGCAACACACAAGGAGATTACTCTTACGCTTGTACGCGAGGTTTCAAAAAAATCACTTGAGCAGTATGGCGAACTTACATCACTGTCATCGGTACGGGCAACCTACCGTGTTGCACGCGAAGATGTTAAAGATATGGCAAAAAAACTACTTGATGCTCTTCCCGTCGTTGATATTACCATCGAAGAAATTCCGCTCGAAGACGTGATACGGGATATTTTTCTTAATGTAAAAAAGTAA
- a CDS encoding uracil phosphoribosyltransferase, which yields MTTQTDCVFIPQQIVSMGSGCAEGFTRQPKLEKNGGVVLVGCQPILTPVDESEEWVLKGTSPELVREVGRYLGTPSALLRSLDEATNRLERRVNARLAREEYRLFLHSMQAVCRIMAEAALQAAFPLIDHEYLSRMGKRFITPQVDDEKKIVLLKISRGGDTPTHYARKHLNPILLDPCQILQASSQRIQSKKKGEKPRVVYEVKGKTDLTGKTLVIFEQAHASAETVVKVIPAALKKCKSTPDRIVICCINSCKYAIRRTQRVIPGVIIINACLHNGLTDKWYLDDVGCGDCGAEEHRVVD from the coding sequence ATGACAACTCAAACTGATTGTGTATTTATTCCGCAGCAAATAGTATCCATGGGAAGTGGGTGTGCAGAAGGCTTTACACGCCAACCTAAGCTTGAAAAAAACGGGGGCGTTGTACTGGTCGGCTGCCAACCAATCTTAACACCAGTCGATGAAAGCGAAGAGTGGGTTCTCAAAGGCACAAGCCCAGAGCTTGTTCGCGAGGTTGGCCGCTATCTTGGGACGCCATCAGCCCTCCTACGCTCGCTTGATGAAGCGACAAATCGCCTTGAGCGACGTGTTAATGCGCGTCTTGCTCGCGAAGAGTATAGGCTTTTTCTGCACTCAATGCAGGCTGTTTGTAGAATCATGGCAGAGGCTGCATTGCAGGCAGCATTTCCGCTTATTGATCACGAATATCTTTCGCGAATGGGTAAGCGATTCATTACTCCACAAGTAGACGATGAAAAAAAAATTGTTCTTCTGAAGATTTCGCGAGGTGGGGATACGCCCACTCACTACGCACGGAAACACCTCAATCCTATTTTGCTTGATCCATGCCAGATTCTCCAGGCGTCATCCCAAAGAATACAGAGCAAGAAGAAGGGCGAAAAGCCACGGGTTGTATACGAAGTAAAAGGAAAAACTGATCTTACAGGCAAAACCCTTGTGATATTTGAACAAGCGCATGCAAGCGCGGAAACAGTTGTGAAGGTTATCCCCGCTGCGCTAAAAAAGTGCAAATCAACACCTGACAGGATTGTTATTTGCTGTATCAATAGCTGTAAGTACGCCATCCGAAGAACACAGCGTGTTATTCCAGGAGTTATTATCATCAATGCCTGTCTCCATAATGGACTGACAGATAAATGGTATCTGGATGATGTCGGATGTGGCGACTGTGGCGCCGAAGAGCATCGCGTAGTCGACTAA